A region of Ignavibacteriota bacterium DNA encodes the following proteins:
- a CDS encoding amidohydrolase family protein, giving the protein MILKSHFLQPEKDKSVSFLENYYLETDDKGKIIYFGRDNDVVNSYQMKGFVDMTDKIIIPGMIDLHTHIPQYPALGLGKGTLLEWLEDYIFPLETKFDNQEYAFYLSRVFFEDSIKYGTTTLVAYSSSSFSGTNSAFKAAKESGIRAYIGMSLMDLNAPSALQKTINDNLIDTEKLINKWHNSSSGMLKYIVTPRYALSCSHELMSKAAIIAKTHDLYIQTHLAENKEEIRRIYQAYPEHNTYTDVYDSAGILGDKTILAHCIYLSDYEVDLIKDRNASIVHCASSNRYLKSGVFPFKKLSKLIKTGIGTDVAGGISISLINEIKAAVETSKTYQIMGGDESDGLCPQEALWTVTRGNAEILGIDNETGSFDLGNFADFITFDTDRFRILNENIKSETVINKLVYILGNNIPDDVYINGKLMYSSGK; this is encoded by the coding sequence ATGATTTTAAAGTCGCATTTTTTGCAACCGGAGAAAGATAAAAGTGTTTCTTTCCTGGAAAATTATTATCTTGAAACAGATGATAAGGGAAAAATAATTTATTTCGGCAGAGATAATGATGTTGTTAATAGTTACCAGATGAAGGGATTTGTTGATATGACCGATAAAATCATCATTCCGGGAATGATAGATTTACACACTCATATTCCTCAATATCCTGCGTTAGGTCTTGGAAAAGGAACTTTACTCGAATGGCTTGAAGATTATATTTTTCCTCTTGAAACTAAGTTTGACAATCAGGAATATGCCTTTTATTTGTCACGTGTTTTTTTTGAAGATTCAATAAAATATGGTACAACAACTTTAGTTGCATATTCGAGTTCAAGTTTTTCAGGCACTAATAGTGCTTTTAAGGCTGCTAAAGAATCCGGCATAAGGGCTTACATTGGTATGTCGCTAATGGATCTGAACGCTCCTTCGGCGTTACAAAAAACAATTAATGATAATTTGATTGATACAGAAAAACTCATCAATAAATGGCATAATTCTTCATCAGGAATGCTTAAATATATTGTAACTCCAAGATATGCTCTTTCATGCTCTCATGAATTGATGTCAAAAGCCGCTATTATTGCAAAAACTCATGATTTGTACATTCAAACCCATCTTGCAGAGAATAAGGAAGAAATTAGACGAATATATCAAGCCTATCCTGAGCACAACACTTACACAGATGTTTATGACTCCGCAGGTATTTTGGGAGATAAAACTATTCTTGCTCACTGCATATATTTAAGTGATTATGAGGTTGACTTGATTAAAGATAGGAATGCTAGCATTGTTCATTGTGCCTCATCGAACCGATATCTGAAAAGTGGGGTTTTCCCATTCAAGAAGTTAAGTAAACTCATCAAAACGGGTATTGGAACTGATGTCGCAGGGGGTATTTCTATTTCACTTATTAATGAGATTAAAGCAGCCGTTGAGACGAGTAAGACATATCAGATTATGGGTGGTGATGAATCTGACGGCTTGTGTCCACAAGAAGCACTGTGGACAGTTACAAGGGGAAATGCAGAGATTCTGGGAATAGATAATGAAACAGGTAGTTTTGATTTAGGAAATTTCGCTGATTTTATTACTTTTGATACTGATAGATTTCGAATTTTGAATGAGAATATTAAAAGTGAAACTGTAATAAATAAACTCGTATATATTCTTGGTAATAATATACCGGATGATGTTTATATAAATGGCAAGTTAATGTATAGTTCAGGAAAATAA
- the gpmA gene encoding 2,3-diphosphoglycerate-dependent phosphoglycerate mutase — MYKLVIVRHGESVWNKENRFTGWVDVDLSEKGREEAQKAAKSLKEAGFKFDVAYTSVLKRAIRTLWFTLDELDLMWIPVNRRWRLNERHYGALQGLNKSDMAAKYGEDQVKVWRRSYATPPPFVDESSEHFPGNDPRYDGIDANILPKGECLKDTVDRFMPLWNDEIVPDIKSGKNVIIAAHGNSLRALVKHLENMSEEDILNFNIPTGIPIVYELDENMQPLSRNFLGDEEDVRKAMEAVANQGKAK, encoded by the coding sequence ATGTATAAACTTGTGATTGTAAGACACGGAGAAAGTGTCTGGAACAAAGAAAACCGCTTTACAGGATGGGTTGATGTTGATTTATCCGAAAAAGGGCGTGAGGAAGCACAAAAAGCCGCAAAATCATTAAAAGAAGCCGGTTTTAAATTTGATGTTGCTTATACTTCGGTTCTGAAACGTGCTATCCGCACACTTTGGTTCACTTTAGATGAGCTTGATTTGATGTGGATTCCCGTTAATCGTCGCTGGCGCCTGAATGAACGTCATTACGGTGCATTACAGGGCTTGAATAAATCGGATATGGCAGCAAAATACGGCGAAGACCAGGTTAAAGTATGGCGGCGCAGTTATGCCACTCCACCGCCGTTTGTAGATGAATCAAGCGAGCATTTTCCCGGCAACGACCCAAGATATGATGGTATTGACGCAAATATTCTTCCAAAAGGTGAATGTCTGAAAGATACAGTGGACAGATTTATGCCGCTTTGGAATGATGAAATTGTACCTGATATTAAATCCGGTAAAAATGTCATTATCGCTGCTCACGGAAATTCACTCAGAGCATTGGTTAAGCATCTTGAAAATATGAGCGAAGAGGATATTCTGAACTTCAATATCCCAACCGGCATTCCAATAGTTTACGAACTTGATGAAAATATGCAGCCGTTAAGCCGCAATTTCCTTGGTGATGAGGAAGATGTCCGCAAAGCAATGGAAGCAGTTGCAAATCAAGGTAAAGCAAAATAG
- a CDS encoding NTP transferase domain-containing protein: MNNKPIAVVILAAGKGKRMNNPDIPKVLAEIDSKPLIYYVLSEVEKLNPERMVIVVGHHKELVIDFVSSYGFANVEFAEQNQQLGTGHAVDMTRNLLADFDGDTLILAGDVPLLTSESLNKFINLHLESMSEASVLSTIAPDASGYGRIVRDESQNFLKITEHKDADEEIRKIDEINSGIFIVNTELLFNSLSKVQNNNAQGEYYLTDIIEIMKEEGRLVHAINAAPFEELQGINTTDELARAEEMFKLLRKNKV, from the coding sequence ATGAATAATAAACCTATTGCTGTTGTAATTCTTGCTGCCGGTAAAGGCAAAAGAATGAATAATCCTGATATTCCTAAGGTATTAGCAGAAATTGACTCCAAACCCTTAATATATTATGTGCTGAGTGAAGTTGAAAAACTTAATCCGGAGCGTATGGTAATCGTAGTAGGACATCACAAGGAACTTGTGATTGATTTTGTTTCAAGCTACGGCTTTGCAAATGTTGAGTTTGCAGAACAGAATCAGCAGCTTGGAACAGGCCATGCTGTTGATATGACAAGAAATCTGCTTGCGGATTTTGATGGTGATACTCTGATTCTTGCGGGCGACGTGCCACTTCTGACATCTGAATCATTAAATAAGTTTATCAATCTGCATCTTGAAAGTATGTCAGAAGCGTCGGTTCTGTCAACAATTGCTCCTGACGCAAGTGGATATGGTCGTATTGTGCGCGATGAATCACAAAATTTTCTTAAAATTACCGAGCATAAAGATGCTGATGAGGAAATCAGAAAAATTGATGAAATCAACAGTGGAATTTTTATCGTCAATACTGAATTGTTGTTCAATTCACTTAGTAAAGTACAAAACAATAATGCTCAGGGCGAGTATTATCTGACTGATATTATTGAAATTATGAAAGAAGAAGGTCGGCTTGTTCATGCAATTAATGCCGCTCCATTCGAGGAGTTGCAGGGTATTAACACAACTGATGAGCTTGCACGAGCCGAAGAAATGTTTAAATTACTTAGAAAAAATAAGGTGTAA
- a CDS encoding aspartate 1-decarboxylase, producing the protein MLRNFLKSKIHQATITQAELYYVGSLTIDEDLMDAADVKTYEKVSVVNINNGERFETYVIPGVRGSGTICLNGAAARKGAVGDLLIIMSYCLIDSKEIEGYHPTVVLLDKQNKIQSITEIIEATK; encoded by the coding sequence TTGCTAAGAAATTTCTTGAAGTCTAAAATTCATCAGGCGACAATTACGCAGGCAGAGCTTTATTATGTAGGCAGTCTGACTATTGACGAGGATTTGATGGATGCGGCTGATGTTAAGACTTATGAAAAAGTGTCAGTGGTAAACATCAATAACGGAGAAAGATTCGAAACTTATGTGATTCCGGGTGTGCGGGGTTCGGGGACTATTTGCCTGAATGGTGCTGCTGCACGTAAAGGAGCCGTTGGTGATTTGCTAATCATCATGAGCTATTGCCTGATTGATTCCAAAGAAATTGAAGGTTATCACCCAACTGTTGTTTTACTTGATAAACAAAATAAAATTCAATCTATTACTGAAATTATTGAAGCCACGAAGTAA
- a CDS encoding HD domain-containing protein, with protein sequence MMFINFSLLNEIFRGFYIQRWNDRIRPMDLIEMDKHAHKMMIAYCLGKYEEADGKVINWDIVIKHGIYELIRRIIISDIKSPIYAEVRKNKAVFKELNNYIFKQLEPKIDNDVITKELREFLFSEGSEVIEEQILEAAHIYSSYWEFQIIRQSNPFGYQNIRLETDLLNRIDNYKHLIGIQKITNRHTIANFIDLTGQLRFQLRWAQVPRTPQTSVLGHSLLVAIISYFFSLENGACIKRIYNNFFGGLFHDLPEAVTRDIISPIKRSSSEFDKLIKDLEMQLAENEIFPLIEREWIDEIKYFIIDEFENKILIDDKIISEGLTTDDLNEKYNMPEFNPIDGVAIRAADHLTAFLEAWSSCSVGIKTEELVTAAQNIKDNYKDKKIGKVNIKNLYSNFRNVF encoded by the coding sequence ATGATGTTCATAAATTTTTCGCTTTTAAATGAGATTTTCAGGGGTTTTTATATACAACGATGGAATGACCGCATCAGACCAATGGACCTTATTGAAATGGATAAGCACGCCCATAAGATGATGATTGCTTACTGCCTTGGGAAATACGAAGAAGCAGACGGTAAGGTCATCAACTGGGATATAGTAATCAAACACGGAATATACGAACTAATTCGCAGAATTATTATATCTGACATAAAATCTCCAATTTATGCTGAAGTACGAAAAAACAAAGCTGTTTTCAAAGAGCTAAATAATTACATATTCAAACAGCTTGAGCCTAAGATTGATAATGATGTGATAACAAAAGAACTTCGTGAATTCCTTTTTTCTGAAGGAAGCGAAGTAATCGAAGAGCAAATACTTGAAGCTGCACATATATACTCAAGTTATTGGGAATTTCAGATTATAAGGCAATCCAATCCATTTGGCTACCAAAATATTCGACTTGAGACCGATTTATTAAACAGAATTGATAATTATAAACATCTGATTGGAATTCAGAAAATTACGAACAGGCATACAATAGCAAATTTCATTGACCTTACAGGACAGCTTCGATTTCAACTTCGATGGGCTCAGGTGCCACGAACGCCGCAGACATCTGTGCTTGGACATTCATTACTCGTTGCTATAATTTCCTATTTTTTTTCACTTGAGAATGGTGCTTGCATTAAAAGAATATATAACAACTTTTTCGGGGGACTTTTTCATGATTTACCGGAGGCGGTAACAAGAGATATAATATCACCCATCAAACGTTCATCGAGTGAATTTGATAAATTAATCAAAGACCTGGAAATGCAACTTGCCGAAAATGAAATTTTTCCATTAATCGAAAGAGAATGGATTGATGAAATTAAATACTTTATAATTGATGAATTTGAAAATAAAATCCTTATTGACGACAAAATTATCTCTGAAGGGTTGACAACTGATGACTTAAACGAAAAATACAACATGCCCGAATTTAACCCCATTGACGGAGTGGCAATCAGAGCCGCTGACCATTTGACAGCATTTCTGGAGGCATGGAGTTCGTGCAGTGTAGGAATCAAAACTGAAGAATTGGTAACTGCTGCGCAGAATATCAAGGATAATTATAAAGATAAAAAAATCGGTAAAGTAAATATTAAAAATCTGTACTCAAATTTCCGAAATGTTTTTTAA
- a CDS encoding flagellar motor protein MotB yields the protein MIRLIILFSTFSLIFVSCVSQGKYDAMVGERDIALSSNDSLKNVISNLNSRNLNLNRELANLQSELNSLKLTYDELKKNSSAGALSMITKLEELQKDIADREKRIEEIKLKLEERDRFLTALRERIQRAMAGVEEGGLSVYVKDGKLYVSLSNKLLFKTGSTVIDKTGLDALLQLAVVLNQQEDINILVEGHTDNQPITAQAGRFKDNWDLSVMRATEVVRYLTVDGKVNPKRIIASGRGEFFPIQDGDSPEERATNRRTEIILTPNIDILFDLFD from the coding sequence ATGATTAGATTAATAATTTTATTTTCTACATTTAGCTTAATTTTTGTATCTTGTGTATCGCAAGGAAAATATGATGCAATGGTTGGCGAGCGTGATATTGCTTTATCAAGCAATGACTCGCTTAAAAATGTGATAAGTAATTTAAATAGCAGAAATCTTAATCTGAATCGCGAACTTGCTAATTTGCAAAGTGAATTGAATAGCTTAAAATTAACTTATGATGAACTGAAGAAAAACTCAAGTGCCGGTGCATTAAGTATGATTACGAAGCTCGAAGAACTTCAAAAAGATATTGCAGATCGTGAAAAAAGAATAGAAGAGATTAAATTAAAACTTGAAGAGCGTGACAGATTTCTTACTGCTTTGAGGGAAAGAATTCAGCGTGCTATGGCTGGTGTAGAAGAAGGCGGACTTTCGGTTTATGTTAAAGATGGTAAACTATATGTATCACTTTCTAATAAACTTCTTTTTAAGACCGGCTCAACAGTAATTGATAAAACAGGACTTGATGCGCTTCTTCAATTGGCTGTTGTACTTAATCAGCAGGAAGATATAAATATATTAGTTGAAGGTCATACAGACAACCAGCCAATAACAGCTCAAGCAGGCAGATTCAAAGATAATTGGGATTTGAGTGTGATGCGTGCAACTGAAGTAGTCAGATATTTAACTGTTGATGGTAAAGTAAATCCGAAACGAATTATTGCTTCCGGCAGAGGTGAATTTTTCCCGATTCAGGATGGTGACTCACCCGAAGAACGTGCTACCAACCGCAGAACAGAAATTATTTTAACACCAAATATTGATATTTTATTTGATTTATTTGATTAA
- a CDS encoding TonB-dependent receptor codes for MKSYLCFLLFIFPALLVAEDAGKRKSDSLRIYRTPSITVSTSRANVTNSPVPYSEITKSEIKETYTTQDLPQILSQLPSILTFSENGNFIGYTNMSLRGFDQRRIAVMVNGIPQNDPEDHNFYWINMSDFASTLGNIQVQRGAGLSSYGPAAIGGSILLSTVNYAEFKGVNISSGIGFQEYGGPNSRTEQISNRYAIEYSSGLVDNYAFYAKLGRINSFGYREQSFANLNSYFFSAMRFDGNLTTQLNIFGGSQYDGLAYNGLPKSYVKDPELRRTNYSYFSYDREDGQTINWTTTRRRQEVENFSQPQMELLNDWQISDKLAFKSAIFLKMGDGYFDYDGTGWTDANSFRLTPENGFIDAPDPQNPIIRANVSNKYGGWIPRLEYVNEFGKMMVGAEIRIHRSEHWGKINFAENLPENYDPDYKFYSYNGVRNIYSAFASQQFEFTDKFTILLEGQLVNHLYAIENERAGKVFSEYQLIDGGTVGNGDRLFEVNYTFLNPRVGFNFNIDETQRTYFSAAHTSREPRMRNLYAASDSWDGAVPLFQKVKIDSVTNAYDFSNPLIKPEQMLNFELGWAYATANYSFNVNGYWMEYFDELVKSGQLDVFGAPVDGNAPKTRHYGVELMGSARFFDDEKIGSLQLSANGTYSKNLIVDYGFATYQGELVQLEGNSIAGFPDMMANMRLTYSIGDLFTSLHLRYVGEFRTDNFGDMLVSDPRIKAHLGGSYYADNVVDAYTILNADFGYTFRNIPAVNSLRLHLQINNITNELYAASGIGREFFPAAGRSFFLGFELGL; via the coding sequence GTGAAAAGCTATTTGTGTTTTTTACTATTTATTTTTCCCGCATTATTGGTTGCGGAAGATGCCGGCAAACGTAAATCTGATTCGCTCAGAATTTACCGAACTCCCAGCATAACGGTCAGCACTTCACGTGCAAATGTCACAAATTCTCCTGTTCCATATTCCGAAATTACTAAATCGGAAATTAAGGAAACTTATACTACTCAGGATTTACCACAAATCCTCAGCCAGCTTCCCTCTATTCTCACATTTTCCGAAAATGGAAATTTTATTGGTTATACCAATATGTCTTTGCGTGGTTTCGACCAAAGGAGAATTGCAGTCATGGTGAACGGAATCCCGCAGAATGACCCCGAAGACCATAATTTCTACTGGATAAACATGTCCGATTTTGCTTCGACACTCGGCAATATTCAGGTTCAGCGAGGAGCAGGTTTATCAAGTTATGGACCCGCTGCAATTGGTGGCAGTATTCTGCTTTCAACTGTCAATTATGCCGAATTTAAAGGTGTGAATATTTCATCAGGAATCGGATTTCAGGAATATGGTGGTCCTAACAGCAGAACCGAGCAAATTTCAAATCGCTATGCAATTGAGTATTCATCAGGCTTAGTTGATAATTATGCATTCTATGCAAAACTTGGACGCATCAATTCATTTGGTTACAGAGAGCAATCCTTTGCAAATCTGAACAGCTACTTCTTCTCGGCGATGAGATTTGACGGTAATCTGACCACTCAGTTAAATATTTTCGGTGGCTCGCAATACGACGGGCTTGCATATAACGGCTTACCAAAAAGCTATGTGAAAGACCCGGAACTTAGACGGACTAATTACAGCTATTTCTCCTACGATAGAGAAGATGGGCAAACTATCAACTGGACTACAACCCGACGTCGTCAGGAAGTCGAAAATTTCTCCCAGCCACAGATGGAGCTTCTCAACGATTGGCAGATTTCGGATAAATTAGCTTTCAAGTCAGCGATATTTCTGAAAATGGGTGATGGTTATTTTGATTATGATGGTACGGGCTGGACTGATGCAAATTCATTTCGACTAACTCCCGAAAATGGATTTATTGATGCTCCTGACCCGCAAAATCCCATTATACGTGCAAATGTAAGCAACAAATATGGTGGCTGGATACCAAGACTTGAATATGTGAATGAGTTCGGGAAAATGATGGTTGGTGCAGAAATCCGAATCCACCGCTCTGAGCACTGGGGAAAAATTAATTTTGCTGAAAATCTGCCAGAAAATTATGACCCTGATTATAAATTTTATTCATATAACGGTGTCAGAAATATTTATTCGGCATTTGCTAGTCAGCAATTTGAATTTACTGACAAATTTACTATATTATTAGAAGGGCAGCTTGTAAATCATCTTTACGCTATTGAAAATGAACGTGCAGGAAAGGTTTTCTCTGAGTATCAGTTGATTGATGGTGGAACGGTTGGAAATGGAGACAGATTGTTTGAAGTAAATTATACTTTTTTAAATCCGCGTGTGGGATTCAATTTCAATATTGATGAAACACAACGTACATATTTTTCAGCGGCACATACATCACGTGAGCCGAGAATGAGAAATCTCTATGCCGCAAGTGATTCATGGGATGGCGCTGTGCCATTATTCCAAAAAGTTAAAATTGACAGCGTTACAAATGCTTACGATTTTAGTAATCCACTTATCAAACCTGAACAAATGCTCAATTTTGAGTTGGGTTGGGCGTATGCAACAGCTAATTATTCATTTAATGTCAATGGATATTGGATGGAATATTTCGATGAACTTGTAAAAAGCGGTCAGCTTGATGTATTTGGAGCGCCGGTTGACGGAAACGCCCCAAAGACACGGCACTACGGAGTTGAATTAATGGGTTCTGCTCGATTCTTTGATGATGAGAAAATTGGCTCTCTGCAACTCTCTGCAAACGGAACTTACAGCAAAAATCTGATTGTTGATTATGGATTTGCTACATATCAAGGAGAATTAGTTCAGCTTGAGGGTAATTCAATAGCAGGATTTCCTGATATGATGGCAAATATGCGCCTGACATATTCTATCGGCGATTTATTCACATCATTGCATTTACGATATGTCGGCGAATTTCGTACAGACAATTTCGGCGATATGCTCGTGAGCGACCCAAGAATAAAAGCACATCTCGGCGGCAGTTACTACGCTGATAATGTAGTTGATGCCTATACAATTTTAAATGCTGATTTTGGATATACATTCCGTAATATTCCCGCAGTAAACAGCCTCAGACTTCATCTGCAAATCAACAACATTACAAATGAACTTTATGCAGCAAGCGGTATCGGCAGAGAGTTTTTCCCGGCAGCCGGTCGCAGCTTCTTTTTAGGATTTGAATTAGGGTTGTAG
- the fmt gene encoding methionyl-tRNA formyltransferase, which produces MTKPKIIFMGTPEFAVPALEVIHTKYGISAVVTVPDKPKGRGLKLIPSPVKEKALELGIEVMQPEKLKDEALIDRIKSISPDIIVVIAFRILPRELYSIPKIASFNIHGSLLPKYRGAAPINHAVMNGETRTGLTSFILQDKVDTGEMLLTSEVEITESMTAGELHDMLMPMAADLSISTIKMLFEGNFMPQIQDESLACPAPKLTKENTIINWDLPAEKIYNFIRGLSPHPTAWTIINGEQHKILGSEKLDTNFLDAGNYTIEKKKFIVGTAYGDLSIKHIQPPNKKAMLINDFLNGFRGNKEGKLE; this is translated from the coding sequence ATGACTAAACCAAAAATAATATTCATGGGAACTCCCGAATTTGCAGTTCCGGCATTGGAGGTAATTCATACAAAATATGGAATTTCGGCAGTAGTAACTGTACCTGACAAACCAAAAGGCAGAGGACTTAAACTAATTCCTTCTCCGGTAAAAGAAAAAGCTCTTGAGCTTGGAATAGAAGTAATGCAGCCTGAAAAACTCAAAGATGAAGCCCTTATTGATAGAATTAAATCAATCTCGCCAGATATAATTGTTGTTATTGCATTTAGAATTTTACCACGTGAATTGTACTCAATTCCAAAAATTGCTTCTTTTAATATTCATGGAAGTTTATTGCCAAAATATCGTGGTGCAGCACCAATCAATCATGCAGTTATGAATGGAGAAACTCGCACAGGACTTACATCATTTATTCTGCAAGACAAAGTTGATACCGGTGAAATGCTTCTTACAAGTGAAGTCGAAATTACCGAAAGTATGACAGCAGGAGAACTTCACGATATGTTAATGCCAATGGCTGCGGATTTATCAATAAGTACAATAAAGATGCTTTTTGAAGGGAATTTTATGCCACAAATTCAAGATGAATCACTTGCATGTCCGGCACCCAAATTAACCAAAGAAAATACAATAATTAATTGGGATTTACCGGCAGAAAAAATTTACAATTTTATTAGGGGATTATCTCCACACCCCACCGCTTGGACAATTATTAATGGTGAGCAGCATAAAATACTTGGTTCAGAGAAACTTGATACAAATTTTTTGGATGCCGGAAATTATACAATTGAAAAGAAAAAATTTATCGTTGGTACTGCCTACGGAGATTTGAGTATAAAACATATTCAACCTCCGAATAAAAAAGCAATGTTGATTAATGACTTTCTAAATGGATTTCGTGGCAATAAAGAAGGGAAGTTGGAGTAG
- the dut gene encoding dUTP diphosphatase: protein MSVSVKITRLDSKFDDLPLPSYMTEGSAGMDVYAAIENDIEIKSGGTVLVPTSLAIELPTGFECQVRSRSGLALKSGIFALNAPGTIDSDYRGEIGVILSNFSQNDFTIKRGDRIAQLVVARYERVEWVKVDSLSDTERSSGGFGSSGVRK, encoded by the coding sequence ATGTCAGTTAGTGTAAAAATAACAAGATTAGATAGTAAATTCGATGATTTACCGCTTCCTTCATACATGACAGAGGGCTCTGCCGGTATGGATGTTTATGCAGCAATCGAAAATGATATTGAAATCAAATCAGGTGGGACAGTATTAGTTCCAACATCACTTGCAATTGAGCTTCCAACCGGATTTGAATGTCAGGTTCGTTCCCGAAGCGGACTTGCTCTTAAAAGCGGGATTTTTGCTCTGAACGCACCGGGAACAATAGATAGCGACTACCGTGGAGAAATCGGTGTAATTCTGTCGAATTTCTCACAGAATGATTTCACAATCAAACGTGGTGACCGAATTGCTCAGCTTGTCGTTGCAAGATACGAACGTGTAGAATGGGTGAAAGTTGATTCCCTGAGCGATACAGAACGCTCTTCGGGCGGCTTTGGCAGTTCCGGTGTGAGGAAATAA
- a CDS encoding L,D-transpeptidase family protein, with protein sequence MKKYIFFSILITLFLIFVVFLKYGRSYYMPVYQKVKGMETVESILDKLEGDVFSRLKLNLQNAGFSEFPKELLIIAFKKERLLEVYGFNNSKPKLIKKYPFLGYSGKLGPKIKEGDKQIPEGIYKIEYLNPNSSYYLSLKINYPNEFDVSKSQFDDIKNMGGDIFIHGKSHTIGCIPVGDDAIEEIFVMVQKAFDKDVKVIISPQDLRTNKIYPDIRSIDWESELYDKIKTELNLYFNN encoded by the coding sequence TTGAAAAAGTATATTTTTTTTTCGATATTAATTACTTTATTTTTAATTTTTGTTGTATTTTTAAAATATGGCAGGTCTTACTATATGCCGGTTTATCAGAAAGTTAAGGGAATGGAAACTGTAGAATCAATCCTCGATAAACTTGAAGGCGATGTCTTTAGTAGACTTAAATTAAATTTGCAGAATGCCGGTTTCTCCGAATTCCCGAAAGAATTGCTTATAATTGCATTTAAGAAGGAACGTCTGCTGGAAGTTTATGGTTTCAATAATTCGAAACCTAAACTGATAAAAAAATATCCATTTTTAGGATATAGCGGCAAACTTGGACCCAAGATTAAAGAAGGTGATAAACAAATTCCTGAAGGTATCTACAAAATTGAGTATCTAAATCCTAACAGTTCATATTATTTGTCATTAAAAATTAATTATCCGAATGAATTTGATGTATCCAAGTCTCAATTTGATGATATCAAGAATATGGGTGGAGATATTTTTATTCATGGCAAATCTCATACAATAGGTTGTATTCCGGTTGGAGACGATGCGATTGAGGAGATTTTTGTTATGGTTCAAAAAGCATTTGATAAAGATGTAAAAGTAATTATCAGCCCTCAGGATTTAAGAACAAATAAGATTTATCCTGATATTCGTTCAATTGATTGGGAATCAGAATTATATGATAAAATTAAAACTGAACTTAATTTGTATTTTAACAATTAG
- a CDS encoding class I SAM-dependent methyltransferase: protein MLKKVENITDYEKYFALSRPEMLEYLPDVAERILEVGCGEGYFGNAVKSNFDCDYWGVEPFPEAAEKAKGKLDKVFNSGFDEAYSHLPKDYFNCVIFNDVLEHIANPFDTLEKLHRILPKGAKIVSSIPNVRYALNLYELLFKRDWEYKHEGGILDFTHLRFFTKKSIHRMFENSGYRILRINGINPIPNYKFIPFNIMTLGLFSDSKYLQYAVVAEKK, encoded by the coding sequence GTGCTAAAAAAAGTTGAAAATATAACAGATTATGAAAAATATTTTGCTCTCTCCAGACCTGAGATGCTTGAATACCTGCCTGATGTCGCAGAGAGAATTCTTGAAGTCGGTTGCGGTGAGGGATATTTTGGCAATGCTGTAAAAAGTAATTTTGATTGCGATTATTGGGGTGTTGAGCCATTTCCAGAAGCCGCTGAAAAGGCAAAAGGCAAGCTTGATAAAGTATTTAATTCCGGTTTTGATGAGGCTTACAGCCATTTACCAAAAGATTATTTTAATTGTGTAATTTTTAATGATGTACTCGAGCATATCGCCAATCCATTTGATACACTCGAAAAATTGCATAGAATTTTACCGAAAGGTGCTAAAATTGTAAGCTCAATCCCAAATGTCAGATATGCTCTGAATCTCTATGAACTCTTGTTTAAAAGAGATTGGGAATACAAGCATGAAGGGGGGATTCTTGATTTCACTCATCTGCGATTTTTTACAAAAAAAAGCATACATCGTATGTTTGAAAATTCAGGTTACAGAATATTAAGAATAAATGGTATAAATCCGATTCCAAATTATAAATTTATACCATTCAATATAATGACTTTAGGTTTATTCAGTGATAGCAAGTATCTGCAATATGCTGTAGTTGCCGAGAAAAAATAG